A part of Bacteroidota bacterium genomic DNA contains:
- a CDS encoding isopenicillin N synthase family oxygenase: MLHSLGIPSVDLSDFVSGDEARKQAFVQQLGHAYEEIGFVAIKNHNFSDELRERLYAEVKNFFALPEDVKRKYEIEGQGGQRGYTSFGREHAKGSPAPDLKEFWHFGQEVTDGDPIKNEYPENVWCEEVPGFNKAGIEAYRTLESTGKQMLQAIALFLGLDEFYFDDKIKNGNSILRPIHYGPITQEPQNSVRAGEHEDINLITLLMGASADGLQVLNKKGEWVAVTALPEHIIVNVGDMLQRHTNGRLKSTTHRVVNPPRELWHTSRYSIPFFLHPRSTMRLDCLPSCIDENHPKQWDDITAGEYLHERLREIGLTK, translated from the coding sequence ATGTTACACTCATTGGGGATACCTTCAGTAGATTTATCTGATTTTGTTTCGGGTGATGAGGCCCGCAAGCAAGCATTTGTGCAGCAATTAGGCCATGCTTACGAAGAAATTGGTTTTGTGGCCATAAAAAACCACAACTTTAGTGATGAACTACGCGAGCGTTTGTACGCCGAGGTGAAAAACTTTTTTGCCTTGCCGGAAGATGTGAAACGTAAGTATGAAATTGAAGGACAGGGCGGGCAGCGCGGTTATACAAGTTTTGGCAGGGAACATGCAAAAGGCAGTCCAGCACCGGATTTGAAGGAGTTTTGGCACTTTGGCCAAGAGGTTACCGACGGTGACCCGATAAAAAATGAATACCCTGAGAATGTATGGTGCGAAGAGGTACCCGGTTTTAACAAAGCCGGTATTGAAGCATACCGCACGCTTGAAAGTACAGGCAAGCAAATGCTACAAGCCATAGCGTTGTTTTTGGGTCTTGACGAATTTTACTTTGACGATAAGATAAAGAACGGTAACAGCATATTGCGCCCTATACACTACGGGCCTATTACCCAAGAGCCTCAAAACAGTGTGCGTGCAGGTGAGCACGAAGATATTAACCTGATTACGCTGTTGATGGGTGCCAGTGCCGACGGTTTGCAAGTATTGAACAAAAAAGGTGAGTGGGTAGCTGTTACAGCCCTACCCGAACATATTATTGTGAATGTGGGCGATATGTTGCAACGCCATACCAACGGCAGGCTAAAAAGCACTACCCACCGTGTGGTGAATCCGCCGCGTGAGTTGTGGCATACCAGCCGTTATTCTATTCCCTTCTTTTTGCACCCGCGCAGTACCATGCGTTTAGATTGTTTACCCTCTTGTATTGATGAAAACCACCCTAAACAATGGGATGATATTACTGCTGGAGAGTACCTGCACGAACGCTTGCGCGAGATTGGTTTGACGAAATAA
- the lptB gene encoding LPS export ABC transporter ATP-binding protein, which yields MILRTEHLVKQYRKRRVVNDVSVNVQQGEIVGLLGPNGAGKTTTFYMVVGLISPDEGTIFLEDEDITRLPMYKRAQKGIGYLPQEASVFRRLTVEDNIKAVLEMTKLSKAEQKDKLEVLLEEFSLNRVRKNMGNVLSGGERRRTEIARALAVDPSFILLDEPFAGVDPIAVEDIQNIVSKLKQKNIGILITDHNVDETLGITDRAYLLFEGKLLKHGSPQELADDEMVRRVYLGQNFKLKR from the coding sequence ATGATACTGCGAACCGAACACCTTGTGAAACAATACCGCAAACGCCGTGTGGTGAATGATGTGAGTGTGAATGTGCAACAGGGCGAGATTGTGGGACTGCTTGGCCCTAACGGTGCAGGCAAAACCACTACTTTTTATATGGTGGTGGGCCTGATAAGCCCGGATGAGGGAACTATATTTTTAGAAGATGAAGATATTACCCGTTTGCCCATGTATAAGCGTGCCCAAAAGGGTATTGGGTATTTGCCCCAAGAAGCTTCTGTATTCAGAAGGTTGACGGTGGAAGATAACATTAAGGCCGTGCTTGAGATGACGAAACTAAGCAAGGCCGAACAAAAGGATAAACTGGAGGTGCTGCTGGAGGAATTTAGCCTGAACAGAGTGCGCAAAAACATGGGAAATGTACTAAGCGGAGGTGAACGCCGTCGTACCGAAATTGCCCGTGCATTGGCAGTTGATCCCAGCTTTATTTTGTTGGATGAGCCTTTTGCAGGGGTTGACCCTATTGCGGTGGAGGATATACAAAACATTGTATCGAAATTGAAGCAAAAGAACATCGGGATATTGATTACCGACCATAATGTGGATGAAACGTTGGGTATTACTGACCGTGCTTATTTGCTGTTTGAAGGTAAACTTTTGAAACACGGCAGTCCCCAAGAATTGGCCGACGATGAAATGGTGCGCCGTGTGTATTTAGGACAGAATTTTAAACTGAAACGATAG
- a CDS encoding PKD domain-containing protein has protein sequence MLRASFSVLILFILVLHKYLLKAMMKKLAVLTFSIFITLFANAQTVTTFAGQAGSASTGISTVTLANGKFNEPYGIVFDASGRMYVSEQFGHRVLMYNPADGNLYPRVGSTADPANGMNANYINGTGINVRFNTPMGMAVNSNGDVFVADMLNHSIRKISKFTSAGSGQVVTTYAGEDQNGNSVGDYVNGQGTAARFNSPTDIAIDEASGVMYVADAFNDCIRKIDANGNVTLLAGTPGSFGFADGAAASAKFDLPIAVELESSTSLLVADANNRRIRRIDLTNLTVSTVAGNGSTGGTDGSANAATFSSPNGLAVDAFGNIYVADGRNGQANTIRKISNGQVSTIAGKFNESGTADGQRENARFNFPGSLAFNAAKDELYVTDVLNHTIRKITLKPVADFSTFSTTVNVNVEITLEDKSKNTPTSYLWEITPSTGFSFTGSTGNTSQNPKVTFTQTGTYTVKLTVGNVYGSDVKTVTNYITVSNTGGNAPIADFNVNRTKLSPSDTLVITDATTNNPTQWEWTVAPGNAQYVSGTTSTSQNPKLKFTQTGIYTIALKATNPLGNNTKTKANYIYVFPLGIETITLDELVNVYPNPTSTGKVTIDMGRVPVGNTLTVAVYDINGKTVYTNTLQNNPGTLEVNLEGRAKGMYFVTVFDGYNKASKTVVVE, from the coding sequence ATGCTACGGGCATCCTTTTCTGTTTTGATATTATTTATATTAGTATTGCATAAATATTTGTTAAAGGCTATGATGAAAAAACTTGCTGTACTTACTTTTAGTATTTTTATTACCTTATTTGCTAACGCACAAACCGTTACTACCTTTGCAGGACAAGCCGGTTCAGCTTCTACCGGTATTTCTACGGTAACCCTTGCCAATGGAAAATTTAATGAACCTTACGGGATTGTTTTTGACGCCAGCGGAAGAATGTATGTTTCTGAGCAATTCGGTCACCGTGTATTGATGTACAACCCTGCCGACGGTAACTTGTACCCTCGCGTGGGTTCTACAGCCGACCCTGCCAACGGCATGAATGCCAATTACATTAACGGAACAGGGATTAACGTTCGCTTTAATACTCCTATGGGTATGGCCGTTAACTCAAACGGAGATGTATTTGTAGCAGATATGCTAAACCACTCTATCCGTAAAATAAGCAAGTTTACCTCAGCCGGTAGCGGACAGGTGGTAACTACTTATGCAGGGGAAGACCAAAACGGAAATTCTGTTGGTGATTATGTGAACGGACAAGGCACTGCCGCCCGTTTTAATTCACCTACTGATATAGCTATTGATGAAGCAAGCGGTGTTATGTACGTAGCCGATGCGTTTAACGATTGTATCCGCAAAATTGACGCTAACGGAAACGTGACCCTATTAGCGGGTACTCCCGGCTCGTTTGGTTTTGCCGACGGTGCAGCCGCTTCTGCCAAGTTTGATTTGCCTATAGCTGTTGAGTTGGAAAGCAGCACATCACTATTAGTAGCTGATGCAAACAACCGCCGTATCCGTCGTATTGATTTAACCAACCTTACTGTAAGCACAGTGGCCGGAAACGGTAGCACAGGCGGCACAGATGGTTCTGCAAACGCAGCAACCTTCTCTTCGCCCAACGGTTTGGCTGTTGATGCTTTCGGAAATATTTATGTAGCTGATGGCCGTAACGGACAAGCTAATACCATTCGTAAAATAAGCAACGGACAAGTATCTACCATTGCAGGTAAATTTAACGAATCAGGTACTGCTGACGGACAACGTGAAAATGCCCGTTTTAACTTCCCCGGCTCGTTGGCGTTTAACGCTGCTAAAGATGAGTTGTACGTAACAGATGTGTTAAACCACACCATCCGTAAAATAACCTTAAAACCCGTTGCTGATTTCAGCACCTTTAGCACTACTGTAAATGTGAACGTTGAAATTACCCTTGAAGATAAATCAAAAAACACCCCTACATCTTACCTGTGGGAGATTACACCTTCAACCGGATTTAGCTTCACCGGCAGCACAGGCAATACCAGTCAAAACCCTAAAGTAACATTTACCCAAACCGGAACTTATACTGTGAAACTAACAGTAGGTAACGTGTATGGCAGCGATGTGAAAACCGTAACTAACTACATTACAGTGAGCAACACAGGCGGTAATGCTCCAATAGCTGACTTTAATGTAAACCGTACCAAACTATCTCCAAGCGATACCTTGGTGATTACTGATGCTACCACCAACAACCCTACCCAATGGGAATGGACTGTTGCCCCCGGTAATGCACAGTACGTTAGCGGTACTACATCAACCAGCCAAAATCCTAAACTGAAGTTTACCCAAACCGGTATTTATACCATTGCCCTAAAAGCAACCAACCCATTGGGTAATAATACCAAAACCAAAGCCAATTACATTTATGTGTTCCCATTGGGAATAGAAACCATCACGTTGGATGAGTTGGTAAATGTGTACCCTAACCCTACATCAACCGGTAAAGTTACTATTGATATGGGTCGTGTACCAGTAGGCAATACACTTACTGTTGCTGTGTATGATATTAACGGAAAAACTGTTTACACCAACACTTTACAAAACAACCCCGGTACCCTTGAGGTAAATCTTGAAGGCCGTGCCAAAGGAATGTACTTTGTAACTGTGTTTGATGGTTATAACAAAGCTTCTAAAACGGTTGTAGTAGAATAA
- a CDS encoding phosphoribosylaminoimidazolesuccinocarboxamide synthase: MNTTTSQLIATNFFLKNQKSFHRGKVRDIYNIKDKHLVVVACDRISAFDHVLPRPIPYKGQILNQIAAKFLDATAHEVPNWKIATPDPNVTVGIKCEPILIEFVIRGYLAGYAWRVYEKGGREICGVTLPEGLKKNDPLPAPIITPTIKNNVGHDTDISMADILAQKLLKKKDLEQLEAYTRKLYTLGSEIANDRGLILVDTKYEFGFNDEKKIILIDEVHTPDSSRYFYKDDYEKRQKKGEEQKQLSKEFVREWLMENGFYGEKDQKLPDMTDEVVNSITERYIELFEKITGDKFEKRSYEHILDDIEGNVNDYINSNPLFA; encoded by the coding sequence ATGAATACTACCACATCACAACTAATAGCCACCAACTTCTTCCTGAAAAACCAGAAATCGTTTCACAGGGGCAAGGTGCGCGACATTTACAACATTAAAGACAAGCACCTTGTAGTAGTTGCTTGCGACCGTATTTCGGCGTTCGACCACGTGCTGCCACGTCCGATACCTTATAAAGGACAAATACTTAACCAAATAGCTGCTAAGTTTTTAGATGCTACCGCACACGAGGTGCCCAATTGGAAAATTGCCACCCCCGATCCTAACGTGACGGTAGGTATTAAATGCGAACCTATTTTGATTGAGTTTGTAATACGTGGATACTTGGCGGGCTACGCTTGGCGCGTGTACGAAAAAGGCGGTCGCGAGATTTGCGGAGTTACTTTGCCCGAAGGGTTAAAGAAAAACGACCCGCTTCCTGCGCCAATCATTACCCCTACCATTAAAAACAACGTAGGCCACGATACCGACATTTCAATGGCGGATATCCTTGCCCAAAAGTTGCTTAAGAAGAAAGACCTGGAGCAACTTGAAGCGTACACACGGAAATTGTACACCTTGGGTAGCGAAATTGCAAACGACAGGGGACTTATTCTTGTGGATACCAAGTATGAATTTGGTTTTAACGACGAGAAAAAGATAATCTTGATTGATGAGGTGCACACCCCTGATTCATCGAGGTATTTTTATAAAGATGACTATGAAAAGCGCCAAAAGAAAGGGGAGGAGCAAAAGCAACTTTCAAAAGAATTTGTGCGCGAGTGGTTGATGGAAAACGGCTTTTACGGCGAAAAAGATCAAAAGCTGCCCGATATGACCGATGAAGTGGTGAACAGTATTACTGAACGCTACATTGAGCTGTTTGAAAAAATTACCGGCGATAAATTTGAGAAACGCAGTTATGAGCACATCTTGGATGATATTGAAGGTAATGTGAACGACTATATCAACTCAAACCCATTGTTTGCCTGA
- a CDS encoding PhoH family protein, translating into MNEKFILLDGVNPVELWGANNSTLKLLQIKYPGIKIVSRGNAVKLNGEAGDIADFSEKFDKLLLALKRSGKLEETTVHEILDAQEADIADVLPPGKDDVLVYGNHGKIVRARTANQRKMVEYVAKNDVVFAIGPAGTGKTYTAVACAVKALKDKEIKRIILARPAVEAGENLGFLPGDLKEKIDPYLRPLYDALDDMLPPDKLKSMIENRIIEIAPMAFMRGRTLDNCYVILDEAQNATDSQLKMFLTRMGPHAKVIITGDLTQVDLPRNMPSGLIKAVKILDKIKGIKIAYLTVNDVVRHKIVKEIVKAYDKSHEEEGKNKR; encoded by the coding sequence TTGAACGAAAAATTCATTCTGCTTGACGGGGTAAACCCCGTGGAGCTATGGGGAGCTAACAACAGCACCCTTAAATTGTTACAAATAAAATATCCCGGGATAAAAATTGTTTCGAGGGGAAATGCGGTGAAGTTGAACGGTGAGGCCGGAGATATCGCCGACTTTAGCGAAAAATTTGATAAACTGTTGCTTGCGCTTAAAAGGTCGGGTAAACTGGAAGAAACCACAGTACACGAAATTTTGGATGCACAAGAAGCAGATATAGCAGATGTATTGCCCCCCGGCAAAGACGATGTGCTGGTATATGGTAACCACGGTAAAATTGTGAGGGCACGTACGGCCAACCAACGCAAAATGGTGGAGTATGTGGCCAAGAACGATGTGGTGTTTGCCATAGGGCCTGCGGGTACGGGAAAAACCTACACTGCGGTTGCTTGTGCGGTGAAGGCTTTGAAGGACAAAGAAATTAAACGCATTATACTGGCGCGTCCCGCGGTAGAAGCAGGGGAGAACCTTGGCTTTTTACCGGGTGATTTGAAGGAGAAGATAGACCCTTACTTGCGCCCTTTGTACGATGCGTTGGATGATATGCTGCCCCCTGATAAGCTGAAAAGCATGATTGAGAACCGCATCATCGAGATTGCTCCGATGGCGTTTATGCGCGGGCGTACGCTGGACAATTGTTATGTGATTTTGGACGAGGCACAAAATGCTACCGACTCACAGTTAAAAATGTTCCTTACTCGTATGGGGCCTCATGCTAAGGTAATTATCACCGGCGACCTTACTCAAGTAGATTTGCCGCGCAACATGCCATCAGGCTTGATAAAGGCGGTTAAAATTTTGGATAAGATTAAGGGGATTAAAATAGCCTACCTTACCGTTAATGATGTAGTGCGTCACAAAATTGTGAAAGAAATTGTGAAAGCCTACGATAAGAGCCACGAAGAGGAAGGAAAGAATAAACGTTAA
- a CDS encoding SAM-dependent chlorinase/fluorinase, with protein sequence MPIFTLTTDLGKDTHLLAKAKMRLLAALPTATIIDVAHHITPFSIDEAAYMMRTCVDDFEQGTIHLISVDVDFKKYPNLLACVYKGQIFITADNGLLTLFAPADETVYYKLPYEEMPEGNFFPLKHALVPAAIAIAQNGIEKVGKRIDHVLEKLLEQPLESKDKLRGHILYVNNYNNAITNITRTMFDNVRAGRNFEVVLNYFDSINSISEHYSDVEEGESLCFFNEDGLLEIAVNRAEASQLLGLEKGKRVTVEFFDSNPSSSAAKTPKTGSLL encoded by the coding sequence GTGCCAATATTTACACTCACTACCGACTTAGGAAAAGATACGCACTTATTGGCAAAGGCAAAAATGAGGTTGCTGGCAGCCTTGCCAACGGCCACTATTATTGATGTTGCACACCACATCACACCTTTTTCTATCGATGAAGCCGCTTACATGATGCGCACCTGTGTAGATGATTTTGAACAGGGAACCATTCACCTTATATCGGTTGATGTAGATTTTAAAAAGTATCCCAACTTATTGGCTTGTGTGTACAAGGGTCAGATTTTTATTACTGCCGATAACGGATTGCTCACCCTTTTTGCCCCAGCCGACGAAACGGTATATTATAAATTGCCCTACGAAGAGATGCCCGAAGGTAATTTCTTCCCCCTTAAGCACGCACTGGTGCCTGCTGCCATTGCCATTGCACAAAATGGTATTGAGAAGGTGGGTAAACGCATTGACCACGTGCTTGAAAAATTATTAGAGCAACCGCTGGAGAGCAAAGACAAGTTGCGCGGACATATACTGTATGTGAACAACTACAACAATGCCATTACCAATATTACCCGTACCATGTTTGATAATGTGAGGGCTGGTCGCAATTTTGAGGTGGTGCTGAATTACTTTGACAGTATTAATAGCATCAGCGAACACTACAGCGATGTGGAAGAAGGCGAGAGCCTTTGCTTTTTTAATGAAGACGGTTTGCTTGAAATTGCTGTGAACCGTGCCGAAGCCAGCCAACTGTTGGGACTTGAAAAAGGCAAACGGGTAACAGTAGAGTTTTTTGACAGCAACCCGTCTAGTAGTGCTGCCAAAACCCCCAAAACAGGAAGTTTGTTATAA
- a CDS encoding antibiotic biosynthesis monooxygenase has protein sequence MITRIVKMTFRPDATQDFLQVFEESKELIRNFEGCQYLELLREKPDGNVFFTYSRWNAEENLETYRHSELFATTWARTKVLFAGKPEAWTVDVLHSLK, from the coding sequence ATGATTACCCGTATAGTTAAAATGACGTTTAGGCCGGATGCCACGCAGGATTTTTTGCAGGTGTTTGAAGAATCAAAAGAGTTGATACGCAACTTTGAAGGCTGCCAATACCTTGAGTTGCTGCGCGAAAAACCCGATGGTAATGTGTTTTTTACCTACAGCCGCTGGAATGCTGAGGAAAACCTTGAAACGTATCGACACTCTGAATTGTTTGCTACCACCTGGGCACGCACCAAAGTGTTGTTTGCCGGTAAACCGGAGGCTTGGACGGTGGACGTGCTGCACAGCCTGAAATAA
- a CDS encoding RluA family pseudouridine synthase → MDGGRAAQPEINTPMHIRETIVVENLARPKGLEQYLLHNRRGFKKERVLLLFHKNWLLLNDAQPNEEDLVKNGDVIKILSPYTSHEKIFAENIPLEIIAESPHWIVINKPSGMACHGGLGTYYGTLLNALAYYYQSTVQTTELENGLVHRLDKHTSGLIVVAKTIEGRELLIPQFREKVALRKYTALVHGIVSADEGTVNIPIGRNPDNHLDIRAYPDGSHGKEAITHYTVLSRNTDTSLLECVLETGRTNQIRIHLQFTGHPIVGDKRYPPLNYEVTEPRLMLHAHLLRFNGENGNPLQFEAAMPFTV, encoded by the coding sequence TTGGACGGTGGACGTGCTGCACAGCCTGAAATAAACACCCCGATGCACATCCGCGAAACCATTGTTGTTGAAAACCTTGCTCGCCCAAAGGGATTAGAGCAATACCTGCTACACAACCGCAGGGGGTTTAAAAAAGAGCGGGTGTTATTGCTGTTTCATAAAAACTGGTTACTGCTGAATGATGCGCAACCCAATGAGGAGGATTTGGTGAAAAACGGGGACGTGATAAAAATCTTATCGCCCTATACCTCTCACGAAAAAATATTTGCCGAAAACATTCCCCTTGAAATAATTGCCGAAAGCCCACATTGGATTGTGATTAACAAGCCATCCGGCATGGCCTGCCACGGGGGATTGGGCACCTATTACGGGACTTTATTAAATGCCTTGGCCTATTACTACCAAAGCACGGTGCAAACTACCGAGCTGGAAAACGGCTTAGTACATCGTTTGGATAAACATACTTCGGGCTTGATTGTGGTAGCCAAAACCATTGAAGGCAGGGAATTACTTATTCCCCAGTTCAGGGAAAAGGTTGCATTACGTAAGTACACCGCATTGGTGCATGGCATTGTAAGTGCTGATGAAGGCACGGTGAATATTCCTATCGGTCGCAATCCCGATAATCATTTAGACATACGTGCTTACCCTGACGGTAGCCACGGCAAAGAAGCTATTACCCATTACACCGTTCTTAGCCGCAATACGGATACCTCTTTGCTTGAATGTGTGTTGGAAACCGGCCGCACCAACCAAATACGCATCCATTTGCAATTTACCGGCCACCCCATTGTGGGCGATAAACGTTACCCGCCCCTCAATTACGAGGTAACCGAACCCCGTTTAATGTTGCATGCTCATTTACTCCGCTTTAATGGTGAAAACGGAAACCCGCTTCAATTTGAGGCAGCTATGCCTTTTACGGTATAA
- the trmB gene encoding tRNA (guanosine(46)-N7)-methyltransferase TrmB, protein MGKNKLKRWDLLLTFPHVFQFPEGMQGTWGEKVFKNNNPIVLELACGKGEYTVNLGKAFPKKNFIGVDIKGHRMYNGAKLALDAGMGNAAFLRTDIEKIDQYFAPEEVSEIWITFPDPQPQLSRAKKRLTHPRFLNLYKNILRKGGTIHLKTDNTPLYEFTMEVIEELCLPVIRNTADLYKAPFLDDYLSIKTTYEKIFTEKGEVIKYVQFVLH, encoded by the coding sequence ATGGGTAAGAATAAATTAAAACGCTGGGATTTACTGCTCACCTTTCCGCACGTGTTTCAATTCCCCGAAGGGATGCAAGGCACTTGGGGCGAAAAGGTATTTAAAAACAACAATCCCATTGTGCTTGAGCTTGCTTGCGGCAAGGGCGAGTACACGGTGAATTTGGGCAAGGCTTTCCCCAAAAAAAATTTTATTGGAGTAGATATTAAAGGCCACCGTATGTATAACGGGGCTAAACTGGCGTTGGACGCAGGAATGGGCAATGCAGCATTTTTGCGCACCGACATTGAAAAGATTGACCAATACTTTGCCCCTGAAGAGGTGAGCGAGATATGGATTACCTTCCCCGACCCGCAGCCCCAACTGAGCCGTGCCAAGAAACGTCTTACTCACCCTCGTTTTCTTAACCTTTACAAAAACATTTTACGTAAAGGCGGCACTATACACCTAAAAACAGATAACACACCCTTGTACGAGTTTACAATGGAAGTGATAGAAGAGCTTTGCCTGCCTGTGATACGCAACACTGCCGATTTGTACAAAGCACCGTTTTTGGATGATTACCTATCCATTAAAACCACTTACGAAAAGATATTTACCGAAAAAGGTGAGGTAATTAAGTATGTGCAGTTTGTGCTGCATTAA
- a CDS encoding class I SAM-dependent methyltransferase, with protein MSVKHHYDSHLGNFYSWMAGDFAAQQQAQQAIFKQFKIKPPKNNIAVDLGCGHGLHAVSLANLGFSVVAIDFNKQLLQELKSNKGGLDIDVIEDDFTKFKTRILTAGLAVCMGDTIAHLPSVEVLLQFFKDVYERLEKRGKFIVSYRDYGVALTDEQRFIPVRSDENQIHTCFLEYFADRVRVTDILHQKDGKGWKQSASSYYKLRLDRALVDELLEKAGFTIDTTENINRMWYCVAKKG; from the coding sequence GTGAGCGTAAAACACCACTACGACAGCCATTTGGGCAACTTTTACAGTTGGATGGCCGGCGATTTTGCTGCCCAGCAGCAAGCACAGCAAGCCATCTTTAAACAGTTTAAAATAAAGCCCCCTAAAAACAACATTGCGGTTGATTTGGGTTGCGGGCACGGTTTGCATGCTGTTTCGCTGGCCAATTTGGGTTTTAGTGTGGTAGCTATTGATTTTAACAAGCAATTACTGCAAGAACTTAAAAGCAATAAGGGCGGGCTGGATATAGATGTTATAGAAGACGATTTCACCAAGTTTAAAACCCGCATACTCACAGCCGGGTTGGCTGTTTGTATGGGCGATACCATTGCCCACCTGCCATCGGTTGAAGTGCTGTTGCAATTTTTTAAAGATGTATACGAGCGGCTTGAAAAACGGGGGAAATTTATTGTTTCGTACCGTGATTACGGCGTTGCACTTACTGATGAACAACGGTTTATCCCCGTACGTAGTGATGAAAACCAAATACACACCTGTTTCTTAGAGTATTTTGCCGATAGGGTTCGGGTGACTGATATATTGCACCAAAAAGACGGGAAAGGCTGGAAACAGTCGGCAAGTTCGTACTACAAACTACGCCTTGACAGGGCATTGGTGGATGAATTGCTTGAAAAAGCCGGCTTCACTATTGATACCACTGAAAACATCAACCGTATGTGGTATTGCGTGGCTAAAAAGGGATAG
- a CDS encoding DUF559 domain-containing protein, producing the protein MKIADKTNNYAYNKKLKPFANSLRKNMTKAEACLWKYVLRARKMKGYLFRRQRPVSTYIADFMCKELKLVIEVDGWTHTRDYVYRKDIVKQQELERLGFTLIRFTDNEVLNDINNVALYIERWIEDNETRIFHPLPPPAGDNQRRTSV; encoded by the coding sequence ATGAAAATAGCTGATAAAACAAACAACTATGCTTACAACAAAAAACTGAAGCCTTTTGCTAACTCACTAAGGAAGAACATGACCAAAGCTGAAGCCTGCTTATGGAAGTATGTTTTGCGTGCAAGGAAAATGAAAGGGTATCTATTCAGACGGCAGCGACCTGTTTCAACTTACATAGCTGATTTTATGTGCAAGGAGTTAAAATTGGTAATTGAGGTAGACGGGTGGACACATACAAGAGATTATGTTTATCGAAAGGATATCGTTAAGCAACAAGAACTGGAAAGACTTGGATTTACATTAATACGATTTACGGATAATGAAGTACTTAACGATATTAATAACGTTGCATTGTATATCGAACGATGGATTGAGGATAATGAAACCCGGATTTTCCACCCCCTACCCCCGCCTGCGGGGGACAATCAACGTCGAACAAGTGTTTGA
- a CDS encoding DUF1304 domain-containing protein produces MEGTVGIIAKIIVGAVALEHLYILWIEMFAWETKGKKTFKSLPEHLFHDTKGLAANQGLYNGFLAAGLIWSLLITDSIWQHNIALFFLGCIIVAAIFGAISADKSIFFKQGVPALVGFILVLMA; encoded by the coding sequence ATGGAAGGAACCGTAGGAATTATTGCAAAAATAATTGTTGGAGCAGTAGCACTTGAGCACTTGTACATTTTATGGATTGAAATGTTTGCTTGGGAAACCAAAGGCAAAAAAACATTCAAGTCCTTGCCGGAACATTTATTTCACGACACAAAAGGATTAGCTGCTAATCAAGGGCTTTATAACGGTTTTTTGGCTGCGGGTCTTATTTGGTCGCTACTCATCACAGATAGTATATGGCAACATAATATTGCATTATTTTTCCTTGGCTGTATTATTGTGGCTGCAATTTTCGGAGCCATTTCAGCCGATAAGAGTATATTTTTCAAACAAGGAGTTCCGGCATTGGTCGGATTCATACTTGTCTTGATGGCGTAA
- a CDS encoding nucleoside-diphosphate kinase: MATNQTFTMIKPDGVKNGHIGNILNKITEAGFAIKAMKYTYLTPERAGQFYEVHKERSFYKELVDFMSSGPIVAAILEKDNAVEDFRKLIGATDPQKAEPGTIRNLYAKSIDANAIHGSDSDENAAIEGNFFFSQLERF, from the coding sequence ATGGCTACCAACCAGACATTTACAATGATTAAGCCTGATGGCGTGAAGAACGGCCACATAGGCAACATTTTGAACAAGATTACTGAAGCCGGCTTTGCTATCAAAGCCATGAAGTACACCTACCTTACCCCTGAAAGGGCCGGACAATTTTACGAGGTGCATAAAGAACGCTCTTTTTACAAAGAGTTGGTTGATTTTATGAGCAGCGGACCTATTGTAGCTGCAATTTTGGAAAAAGACAACGCAGTTGAAGATTTCCGTAAGCTAATTGGCGCCACTGACCCTCAAAAAGCTGAACCCGGTACTATCCGTAACCTGTATGCAAAAAGCATTGATGCTAACGCAATACACGGTAGCGATAGCGACGAAAATGCCGCTATTGAAGGTAATTTCTTCTTCTCACAACTAGAGAGGTTTTAA